Part of the Flavobacterium okayamense genome, GAGCCTTTATGATGTAACGATTCTTTCCCTTCTTTTATACTATCGATAATATTATCGGCTACTAATTTTGCAGTAATACCAGATGGCATTCCTGTTCGTGGTGGCGATGGAAAAATATCAGTACCATTTTTACTTTTTCTAGGTTTTGAAATAGAATGAGGAGGTGCAAATGCAATTCCTGGAGCAAAAATATTTTTATACGACGGATTTTGATACGTTTCTGGCCAATCTTGGACTGTCCATTCTTCATAAGGTTTTGGAGTGTAATCAGCATCAACAATCATAAAACCTTTAAACAGTTTATCCGTTATATCTTGTCCTTCTTTATCATACGCTTGAAAACCATGACCCGAAAAGGCAGGTATTAACATTCCAAAATCGAAACTTTCAGTTTTATATTCACCTTCTAAATTTTCATAATGTACCAATCCATCTTCAACTTTTGTTACTCCAGCTCCTAAAATCCACTTGATTCCACGATCTTCAAAAATCATTTCGACCATATCTTTAGATTTCATGTTGAAACCGTTATATTCCATCAACATACCATCCATACCAAAATCACCTAATTCATATTCGTTTGAAATCCAAGTAATTTCAGCTTTATCACGAACGCCAAATTTTTGTAATTCTTTTTCAACATTTAAAATATATTCAAATGCGGCACCTTGACAAGTAGCTTTCGCATGACCTGTTCCAATAAGAATTTTTGATTTTTTATCTGATTTTTTAAGTGAATCAATTAATTTATGTAATGCTTCAGAAGCATGCTCTGCATGGTCGTATGTACAAACCGAATACACCTTATTTGTCGCTGGTTGTAAGCCTTCTGTTAAATCAAAAGCTAATTTTGGTCCGGTTGCATTAATTAAGTAATCGTAAGTTACTTTTTCTTGTTTTCCAAGAGTTTCACCATAAACACCTTCAACTAAAATATAAGGTTTTTGTTCAGACACATCTCCTTCTGGATGAAATGAAATTGCTTTTGCTTGTTTGTACCCAATTCCTTTTCTTTTATATAATGGCTCAAGTGGAAAGATTACATCTTTTGGTTTCATTCTTCCAATTCCAACCCAAATATTTGATGGCACCCATTGGTAATTTCTATTTGGGGAAACCACCAAAACTTCGTACTCTTTGGAAAGTTTTCTTCTTAAATGAGCCGCTGCCGTATGGCCTGCAATTCCAGCTCCAAGTATTACTATTTTTGACATTTATGATTAGTTTTGTTACATCAAAATTAGATTATACCGATTTGATTAACAGCAACATTTGTTACATAAAAAAGCACCGAATTGGTGCTTTTTTATATTTAATGTTCTCCATAACCAATGTCATCCATCTTTCCTTTAAAAACACGATATTGTATGGTAAAATAAATAGCAACTAAAACTACTGCAATAAAAAACCAACTCATGCCAACAGACAGTCCATATTCATGAGCTGCGACATTCTCAACGGTTAACGATGGATTAATAGTATTAGTCGATGGTAATAATTTTGGAAATATTGAAGCTACTGTTGAAGCTAATCCACCAATTAAAAACAAAGTTGAAAATATAAATCCGTAACCATCTCTTTTAAAACTTCTCACCTTGAAAAGTCCGAAAATTCCAGTAAAAGTAATTAAAGGTAAAATCCACAGAAAAGGATATTGAATAAAATTATGAAATGGTTTTGGTTCAATTATGTGCCAGATTAATAAAGAAACAATTACTAAAGCCAAAAGAATAAAATTTGCTCTAAAAATAAAAGTTTTCAATTTTTCATTTAAACTTGAATTAGTTTTATAGATTATCCAATTAGCTCCATGAATAGTAAGAGAAACAACTGCAA contains:
- a CDS encoding NAD(P)/FAD-dependent oxidoreductase encodes the protein MSKIVILGAGIAGHTAAAHLRRKLSKEYEVLVVSPNRNYQWVPSNIWVGIGRMKPKDVIFPLEPLYKRKGIGYKQAKAISFHPEGDVSEQKPYILVEGVYGETLGKQEKVTYDYLINATGPKLAFDLTEGLQPATNKVYSVCTYDHAEHASEALHKLIDSLKKSDKKSKILIGTGHAKATCQGAAFEYILNVEKELQKFGVRDKAEITWISNEYELGDFGMDGMLMEYNGFNMKSKDMVEMIFEDRGIKWILGAGVTKVEDGLVHYENLEGEYKTESFDFGMLIPAFSGHGFQAYDKEGQDITDKLFKGFMIVDADYTPKPYEEWTVQDWPETYQNPSYKNIFAPGIAFAPPHSISKPRKSKNGTDIFPSPPRTGMPSGITAKLVADNIIDSIKEGKESLHHKGSLGNMGAACIASAGYGMTQGSGVSITTYPIVPDFKKYPDTHGRDIQKTFGDIGLAGHWVKLALHYAFIWKAKMRPFWWLIPE